The following are from one region of the Hymenobacter radiodurans genome:
- the recQ gene encoding DNA helicase RecQ produces the protein MPALKQVTAPTADLKGKLKEVFGYGQFRGTQEAVIQNVIDGHNTFVIMPTGAGKSLCYQLPALVLPGTAIVISPLIALMKNQVDQLNAFGVNAQFLNSTLSKSEINRVKKDVISGEVRLLYVAPESLTKDETIDFLQKATISFVAIDEAHCISEWGHDFRPEYRKIRGIIDNLGANVPIIALTATATPKVQLDIQKNLQMDDASVFKTSFNRTNLYYEVRPKHNTKKQLIQYVKQHKGKAGIVYCLSRKKVEEIAELLRVNDVKALPYHAGLDPQVRMANQDAFLNEEADVIVATIAFGMGIDKPDVRFVIHFDTPKSIEGYYQETGRGGRDGLEGNCLMFYSYDDIVKLEKFNKDKPVTERDNSKLLLQEMANYADSAVCRRKQLLHYFGETFEKDCGFCDNCKHPKERFEAKDEVLMALKAVVLTEERFGLEHIGTVLMGMNNAHVESYGHNKLEVYGQGKEHDAAFWHSVLRQVLLNGFLEKDIENFGVVKMSPKGQEFIENPHSIKLTKDHNYDEEVQQEQQQEEVQQAAGHDEALFEMLKALRKKIAKDKNLPPYVLFQDPSLKEMATTFPVKMDDLAHVGGVGQGKAVKFGGPFLQLIQKYVEDNDIMTAADVVVKSAVNKSKIKIYIIQQIDKKMDLEEIASSKGIDMRELMEEIEHICYAGTKLNLNYYIDGILDHDRQAEITDYFLQSNTDNIAVALKELGPDEYTEEDLRLMRIKFLSEYAN, from the coding sequence ATGCCAGCCCTAAAACAAGTAACAGCGCCCACGGCTGATCTGAAAGGCAAGTTAAAGGAAGTTTTCGGGTACGGCCAGTTCCGCGGCACCCAGGAAGCCGTCATTCAAAACGTTATTGATGGCCATAACACCTTCGTTATCATGCCTACTGGGGCGGGAAAGTCGCTCTGTTACCAGCTTCCGGCGCTGGTGTTGCCGGGCACGGCCATTGTGATTTCGCCCCTGATTGCCTTGATGAAAAATCAAGTTGATCAGCTGAATGCTTTTGGCGTTAATGCCCAGTTTCTGAACTCAACGCTGTCGAAATCAGAAATTAATCGGGTCAAAAAAGATGTAATTAGCGGCGAGGTGCGCTTGCTGTACGTAGCGCCTGAGTCGCTTACCAAAGACGAAACCATTGACTTTCTGCAAAAGGCCACAATTTCATTTGTAGCCATCGACGAAGCGCACTGCATTTCGGAGTGGGGTCACGACTTTCGGCCGGAGTACCGCAAGATTCGCGGCATTATCGATAACCTGGGGGCCAATGTGCCCATTATTGCGCTCACCGCTACGGCCACGCCCAAAGTGCAGCTGGATATCCAGAAAAACCTGCAAATGGACGATGCTTCCGTGTTCAAAACATCGTTCAACCGTACCAATCTCTATTACGAAGTCCGGCCGAAACACAACACTAAAAAGCAGCTGATTCAATACGTCAAGCAACACAAGGGCAAGGCAGGCATTGTGTATTGCCTTTCGCGCAAAAAGGTGGAGGAAATTGCGGAGTTGCTGCGCGTAAATGATGTAAAGGCTCTACCCTACCACGCTGGCCTCGACCCGCAAGTGCGCATGGCTAATCAGGATGCATTTCTGAATGAGGAAGCCGACGTTATTGTTGCGACCATCGCTTTTGGTATGGGTATCGATAAGCCGGACGTGCGGTTTGTAATTCACTTTGACACGCCTAAAAGCATTGAAGGCTACTACCAGGAAACGGGTCGTGGTGGCCGTGATGGTTTAGAGGGCAATTGCTTGATGTTCTACAGCTACGACGATATCGTGAAGCTGGAGAAATTCAACAAAGACAAGCCCGTTACGGAGCGCGACAACTCTAAGCTGCTTCTCCAGGAAATGGCCAACTACGCCGATTCAGCGGTGTGTCGGCGCAAGCAATTACTACACTATTTCGGCGAAACGTTTGAGAAAGACTGTGGCTTCTGCGACAACTGCAAACACCCAAAAGAGCGTTTTGAGGCTAAAGACGAAGTATTGATGGCGTTGAAGGCGGTGGTGCTAACGGAGGAGCGCTTTGGCCTTGAGCACATCGGCACAGTGCTGATGGGGATGAACAATGCCCACGTAGAAAGCTACGGCCACAACAAGCTGGAAGTATATGGGCAAGGCAAAGAACATGATGCTGCCTTCTGGCACTCGGTGCTCCGTCAGGTGCTACTCAATGGTTTTCTGGAAAAGGATATTGAAAATTTTGGAGTCGTAAAAATGAGTCCTAAAGGTCAAGAATTCATCGAAAATCCTCATTCAATCAAGCTCACGAAGGACCACAACTACGACGAAGAGGTTCAGCAGGAGCAGCAACAGGAAGAGGTGCAACAGGCCGCCGGTCACGACGAGGCGCTGTTTGAAATGCTGAAGGCCCTGCGCAAGAAGATTGCGAAGGATAAAAACCTGCCTCCTTACGTGCTGTTTCAGGATCCATCATTGAAGGAAATGGCCACTACCTTTCCCGTTAAGATGGACGACCTCGCCCACGTAGGCGGCGTGGGTCAGGGCAAGGCCGTCAAGTTTGGGGGGCCTTTCCTGCAGCTGATTCAAAAATACGTGGAGGATAATGACATCATGACGGCCGCTGATGTAGTGGTGAAATCGGCTGTCAACAAGTCAAAAATCAAGATTTACATTATTCAGCAAATCGATAAGAAAATGGATCTGGAAGAAATTGCTTCTTCCAAAGGTATCGACATGCGTGAGTTGATGGAGGAGATTGAGCATATCTGCTACGCTGGCACCAAGCTGAACCTCAACTATTACATCGACGGCATCTTGGACCACGACCGCCAAGCCGAAATCACAGATTACTTTTTGCAGTCGAATACCGACAATATTGCCGTAGCCCTGAAAGAACTCGGCCCGGATGAGTACACAGAGGAAGACTTACGCCTGATGCGCATCAAGTTCCTAAGCGAATACGCTAACTAA
- a CDS encoding KpsF/GutQ family sugar-phosphate isomerase has product MKPQNELNSIAKKVLHEEASAIQGVAHALDKTPDFAQCIEAILSLRGRVVVTGIGKSAHIAAKIVATLNSTGTPALFMHAADAIHGDLGMIQAEDFVIAISKSGDTPEIKVLVPLLKRKGVPLAALVSNADSYLAVQANYVLHAPVTREACPHNLAPTTSTTAALALGDALAVCLLESREFTSADFARLHPGGTLGKKLYLKVGDLSRQNQAPQVLENAPLREIILEISGKRLGATAVLSEGDQRLLGIITDGDLRRMLTNFTNLEDVRAHNILTPSPITIDIEDFAAEALARMQQRNITQLIVTDAGRFSGFIHLHDLLREGLV; this is encoded by the coding sequence TTGAAACCGCAGAACGAACTCAACTCAATTGCAAAAAAAGTGCTTCATGAAGAAGCGAGCGCCATTCAGGGGGTGGCACATGCCCTTGATAAGACGCCTGATTTTGCACAATGCATAGAAGCAATACTCTCTTTGCGGGGTAGGGTAGTGGTGACAGGTATAGGGAAGAGCGCCCATATTGCGGCCAAAATAGTAGCTACACTGAACTCTACGGGTACTCCAGCCCTATTTATGCACGCCGCCGACGCTATCCATGGCGACCTAGGCATGATTCAAGCAGAAGATTTTGTCATTGCCATCAGTAAAAGCGGTGATACACCGGAAATAAAAGTGCTAGTGCCCTTGTTGAAGCGGAAAGGGGTGCCCTTGGCTGCCTTGGTTTCCAATGCCGATTCCTACCTAGCAGTGCAGGCCAATTACGTTTTGCACGCGCCTGTTACGCGCGAAGCCTGCCCTCACAATTTGGCCCCCACCACCAGTACAACCGCCGCACTAGCCCTTGGCGATGCGTTGGCTGTATGTCTGCTCGAGTCACGGGAGTTTACTTCGGCCGACTTTGCTCGTCTGCATCCGGGGGGCACCTTGGGGAAAAAGCTTTACTTAAAGGTTGGGGACTTGAGCCGGCAGAATCAGGCGCCACAAGTGCTGGAAAATGCCCCCCTGCGTGAGATTATCCTGGAAATATCGGGCAAGCGACTAGGTGCAACGGCTGTGCTCAGCGAGGGCGACCAGCGGCTATTGGGTATTATCACCGATGGCGACCTACGCCGTATGCTCACCAACTTCACCAATTTGGAAGATGTGCGGGCGCACAACATCCTCACGCCGTCGCCTATCACTATTGATATTGAAGACTTTGCAGCCGAAGCCCTGGCTCGCATGCAGCAGCGCAATATCACGCAGCTCATTGTGACAGATGCTGGTCGGTTCAGCGGCTTTATCCACCTCCACGATTTGCTGCGCGAAGGCTTGGTATAG
- a CDS encoding BrxA/BrxB family bacilliredoxin — MASYPEYMVAPIRQDLTSAGFEQLMTPEEVDSVLNEQSGTVLVAVNSVCGCAAAKARPALKMALASTDKKPAKLVTVFAGMETEAVEKARQHMLPYPPSSPCIALFKDGELVHMIERYHIEGSDTMRIVNNLQGAFEEYC, encoded by the coding sequence ATGGCATCTTATCCCGAATACATGGTAGCCCCTATCCGCCAAGACCTTACGTCGGCCGGATTTGAGCAGCTTATGACCCCCGAAGAAGTTGATTCAGTGCTCAACGAGCAGAGCGGCACCGTGCTGGTAGCCGTAAATTCGGTGTGTGGCTGCGCTGCTGCTAAAGCTCGCCCCGCCCTAAAAATGGCCTTGGCCAGCACCGATAAGAAGCCCGCTAAGCTAGTAACTGTATTTGCCGGCATGGAAACCGAAGCCGTTGAAAAAGCACGTCAGCACATGTTGCCTTATCCGCCTTCTTCCCCCTGCATTGCCTTGTTTAAGGATGGCGAGCTGGTGCATATGATTGAGCGCTACCACATTGAGGGCAGCGACACGATGCGTATTGTAAATAACCTGCAAGGCGCATTCGAAGAGTATTGCTAG
- a CDS encoding glycosyltransferase family 117 protein, producing MHRYKSLNNLVGWLVFAIATLTYLITLEPTASYWDCGEFIACSYKLLVPHPPGAPTFLLLGRIFSLFSFGDVTKVAVLVNALSALSSSFTVLFLFWTITMLAKKLVMHRAVPNLEPNLEPTFGQTLLILGAGAVGALAFAFSDSFWFNAVEGEVYAMSSLCTAVVVWIMMKWENRAHEADSDKWLILIAYIIGLSIGVHLLNLLALPALGFIYYYRRTANPTLLGGILTLVVSMIIVGSILAGIIPGLPTIAGAFEVFFVNSVGLPFNWGVIIFVLLLLAIIYFGFRYSYRKGSQLVNTGMLVFVFILIGYSSYLIVPIRSGFNPTIDENKPDDVLSFVSYLKREQYGDRPLLYGPQFSAQPVDQVEGAPRYVREGDKYVIAERRLETIYRDEDKMLLPRLYSPQPDHIRYYQKWVDVQPEVKPTMGQNLSFLFRYQMGHMYWRYFLWNFVGRESDVQQSGVVWPTSTSASELPVRIGGSKAHNNFLAIPLILGLVGLFFHAQRDGRNAFIVGLLFLFTGLAIVLYLNQPPIEPRERDYTFTGSTYAFAIWIGLGVIGLAELLRSILKADTVRAGVALALGLLAPGIMAAQGWDDHDRSDRYSSVDSAKNLLNSLAPNAILFTNGDNDTFPLWYAQEVEGVRTDVRVAVLSYLNTDWYIEQMRRRAYKSQPLPISMKPQNYVQGTNDYLPFVENPAVQQVNLKEFIQLVDENSQLLQVQTQSGRSLLSFPTKKFFLPVDTAAVMRSGIIPAERRKQLVPRMEWDMGGGAIEKKNLVILDMLATSNWQRPIYFSSTVVPSDMMNLQPYFQLEGMAYRVLPARDPNYDPRGNEGYVAKDLMFENMMKKFAFRNLNDPKVYYDENSLRFPANYREKFARLTEAYLAAGDKVKAKQILDKAFTVMPDASIPYDYYTPQFVGPLVAVGERKKATDILDTMTNRAQQALAYYSTTNGSLFEMEIQSNLLTLQSVYQAAEQIKDQARAAKAVELLNQYYPRQ from the coding sequence ATGCACCGTTATAAAAGTCTGAATAACCTAGTTGGCTGGCTCGTATTCGCCATTGCCACACTTACTTACCTGATTACCCTGGAGCCCACCGCCAGCTATTGGGACTGCGGCGAATTTATTGCCTGCTCCTACAAGTTGCTGGTACCGCACCCACCCGGCGCCCCGACCTTCCTCTTATTAGGGCGCATTTTCTCGCTGTTTTCCTTTGGCGACGTAACCAAGGTGGCGGTTCTAGTAAATGCTTTATCCGCGTTGAGCAGTTCGTTTACCGTGCTTTTCTTGTTCTGGACCATCACTATGTTGGCCAAGAAACTGGTAATGCACCGTGCCGTACCGAACCTAGAGCCAAACTTGGAGCCTACTTTCGGTCAAACGCTGCTCATTCTGGGAGCTGGCGCTGTGGGTGCGCTGGCCTTTGCCTTCTCCGATTCATTCTGGTTTAACGCCGTAGAGGGCGAGGTATACGCCATGTCATCGCTGTGTACCGCCGTCGTAGTTTGGATAATGATGAAATGGGAGAACCGCGCCCACGAGGCCGACTCCGACAAGTGGCTAATTCTGATTGCTTATATCATTGGCTTATCCATTGGCGTCCACTTGCTCAACCTGTTGGCGCTGCCAGCGCTGGGTTTTATTTACTATTACCGTCGTACCGCCAACCCTACCCTGCTGGGGGGCATTTTGACGCTGGTGGTAAGTATGATTATCGTGGGCTCTATCCTGGCAGGCATTATCCCTGGTCTGCCAACTATTGCTGGAGCCTTCGAGGTGTTCTTTGTGAATAGTGTGGGCCTGCCCTTCAACTGGGGCGTTATCATCTTTGTGTTGCTGCTGCTGGCCATTATTTATTTTGGCTTTCGCTACTCCTACCGCAAAGGCAGCCAGCTCGTGAACACCGGCATGCTGGTGTTCGTGTTTATTCTGATCGGCTACTCGTCGTATCTGATTGTGCCGATTCGCTCAGGTTTCAACCCAACCATCGACGAGAACAAGCCCGACGACGTGCTCTCCTTTGTTAGCTATTTGAAGCGCGAGCAGTACGGCGACCGGCCTTTGCTGTACGGTCCACAATTCAGCGCTCAGCCCGTTGACCAAGTGGAAGGTGCACCACGCTACGTACGTGAGGGCGACAAATATGTAATCGCAGAGCGTCGTCTCGAAACCATCTATCGGGACGAGGACAAAATGCTCCTGCCGCGCCTCTACAGCCCGCAGCCCGACCACATTCGCTACTACCAAAAGTGGGTAGATGTGCAGCCAGAGGTGAAGCCGACGATGGGCCAAAACCTGAGCTTCCTCTTCCGTTATCAAATGGGCCACATGTACTGGCGCTATTTCCTCTGGAACTTCGTGGGCCGCGAAAGCGACGTGCAGCAGTCGGGAGTAGTATGGCCTACCAGTACCAGTGCTAGTGAACTACCCGTTCGTATCGGTGGCAGCAAAGCCCACAATAATTTCTTGGCTATTCCGCTGATTCTGGGCTTAGTAGGCTTATTCTTCCACGCTCAGCGCGATGGACGCAATGCCTTCATTGTAGGTCTGCTGTTTTTGTTTACGGGCTTAGCCATCGTGCTTTACCTGAACCAGCCGCCCATTGAGCCGCGTGAGCGTGACTATACTTTTACAGGCTCCACGTATGCCTTTGCCATCTGGATTGGTTTGGGTGTCATTGGTTTAGCAGAGCTACTGCGCAGCATACTTAAAGCCGATACGGTACGGGCTGGCGTGGCATTAGCTTTGGGCCTGTTGGCTCCTGGCATTATGGCCGCCCAGGGCTGGGACGACCACGACCGCTCCGACCGCTACAGTTCTGTCGACTCGGCAAAGAATCTGCTCAACTCACTGGCTCCGAACGCTATCTTGTTCACCAACGGTGACAACGACACCTTCCCGCTTTGGTATGCCCAGGAAGTGGAAGGCGTTCGTACAGATGTGCGCGTGGCTGTACTGAGTTATTTGAACACCGATTGGTACATCGAGCAGATGCGCCGCCGCGCCTATAAGTCGCAGCCGCTGCCTATTTCGATGAAGCCGCAGAACTACGTGCAAGGCACCAATGATTATCTGCCTTTCGTAGAAAATCCGGCGGTACAGCAGGTTAACCTGAAGGAGTTTATTCAGTTGGTTGATGAGAATAGCCAGCTGTTGCAAGTGCAAACCCAGAGTGGCCGTTCGCTACTGTCATTCCCTACCAAGAAGTTTTTCCTGCCCGTCGATACGGCTGCGGTTATGCGCTCCGGCATTATCCCGGCCGAGCGTCGCAAACAGCTAGTCCCCCGCATGGAGTGGGACATGGGTGGTGGCGCCATCGAGAAGAAAAACCTGGTGATTCTGGACATGCTGGCTACCAGCAACTGGCAGCGTCCTATCTACTTCTCCAGCACCGTCGTGCCGTCCGACATGATGAACTTGCAGCCCTACTTCCAGCTCGAAGGCATGGCGTACCGTGTATTACCTGCTCGCGACCCCAATTATGACCCGCGCGGCAATGAAGGCTATGTGGCTAAGGATCTCATGTTTGAGAACATGATGAAGAAGTTCGCCTTCCGTAACCTCAACGACCCCAAGGTCTATTACGATGAGAATAGCTTGCGCTTCCCGGCTAACTATCGTGAGAAATTTGCCCGCTTAACCGAGGCCTACTTGGCCGCCGGCGACAAAGTGAAAGCGAAGCAGATACTAGACAAGGCCTTCACGGTTATGCCCGATGCGTCGATTCCGTATGATTACTACACGCCGCAATTTGTAGGACCGCTGGTGGCAGTTGGTGAGCGGAAGAAAGCCACCGACATTCTGGACACCATGACCAACCGCGCGCAGCAGGCACTAGCCTATTATTCGACCACGAATGGCAGCCTGTTTGAAATGGAAATTCAGAGCAACCTGCTGACCCTGCAAAGTGTGTATCAGGCCGCCGAGCAGATCAAGGACCAAGCTCGCGCCGCTAAGGCAGTAGAACTGTTGAACCAGTATTATCCTCGTCAGTAA
- a CDS encoding mannose-1-phosphate guanylyltransferase — protein MTQNTYLVVMAGGIGSRFWPFSRTNHPKQFHDVMGVGRSMLQLTVDRFAGICPPENVFVVTNRDYSELVQQHLPDLPPDQILGEPIGRNTAPCIAYASYRIAQRDPKAVIIVTPADHAVQREEEFRGIISQAVASARSQDILITLGIQPSRPDTGYGYIQFIDGDQSELYGSLRKVKTFTEKPNLELAKMFVDSGDFLWNSGLFIWRAEVIMQAFHQYLSDIAEVFDEGLDQLGTSHEQDFITGAYSRCRNISIDYGIMEKADNVYVLPADFGWSDLGTWDSLHRIGRGDENGNVIDGDVILYDTRECVIKTPSERLVVVQGLEGYIVAEYDNVLLICKRTEEQRVKEFVADVRAKKGNGYN, from the coding sequence ATGACTCAAAATACGTATCTCGTCGTGATGGCGGGCGGCATTGGTAGCCGCTTCTGGCCCTTTAGCCGTACGAATCATCCCAAACAGTTTCACGATGTAATGGGCGTCGGTCGGTCGATGTTGCAACTGACAGTAGACCGTTTTGCCGGAATTTGCCCCCCAGAGAATGTTTTTGTAGTAACCAACCGTGATTATAGCGAGTTGGTACAGCAACACTTACCCGATTTGCCCCCCGACCAGATTCTGGGTGAACCGATTGGCCGGAATACGGCGCCCTGCATTGCGTATGCCAGCTACCGCATCGCGCAGCGTGATCCGAAAGCCGTCATCATCGTGACGCCCGCCGACCACGCCGTGCAGCGTGAGGAAGAGTTTCGGGGCATTATTAGCCAAGCGGTAGCAAGCGCCCGCAGCCAAGATATTCTTATTACGCTCGGTATTCAGCCTTCTCGCCCCGATACTGGCTACGGCTACATTCAGTTTATCGACGGCGACCAAAGCGAGCTGTATGGCAGCCTACGGAAGGTAAAGACCTTCACCGAAAAGCCAAATCTGGAGCTGGCAAAGATGTTTGTGGATAGCGGCGACTTCCTGTGGAACTCCGGCTTATTTATCTGGCGGGCCGAAGTGATCATGCAGGCTTTCCACCAATATCTCAGTGACATTGCAGAGGTATTTGACGAAGGCCTAGATCAGCTGGGGACTAGTCATGAGCAAGATTTTATCACTGGTGCCTACTCACGTTGCCGCAACATCAGCATCGACTACGGCATCATGGAAAAGGCCGACAACGTGTACGTGCTGCCCGCCGACTTCGGTTGGAGCGACCTAGGTACGTGGGATTCCCTGCATCGCATTGGCCGTGGCGATGAGAATGGCAACGTGATTGATGGTGATGTCATCCTGTATGATACCCGCGAGTGCGTCATCAAAACTCCCTCTGAGCGCCTTGTGGTAGTACAAGGCTTGGAAGGCTACATTGTGGCCGAGTACGACAACGTGCTGCTCATTTGCAAGCGCACCGAAGAGCAGCGTGTAAAAGAATTTGTGGCCGATGTTCGGGCCAAAAAAGGTAACGGCTACAACTAA
- a CDS encoding GWxTD domain-containing protein, whose product MTKRPILLLLCFLVCLLASRPAASRRDFAGQYSLARRVAVDTRREADSLRVYVRFPNGSVVGSGQPLRIAVWPSYDAQQPAWQDTVSQLTKHTKRVGTAALVEFCVPLSRLRAGQVLSLQPGPSAADTGDEAWILLTTERLARPFILVDSVGVPLMRRYVHASEPFEVSAYGLDQPLLLRRYESNFTAALPPMTNPAAQPPASRTLGVQDSITFQAGQLVALQRAGLYLLNNGLGGQASSLLIEENNFPELTTASDLIQPLIYLTSSIERKKLYDAPSPKKAVDQFWLNAANGQQAGARQLIRTYYGRVAAANKLFSAYKAGWMTDRGMLYVVMGPPDAVYRTAAEERWIYRQPDVGNSTYVFRAKPSTFAPEHYELVRRPEHEMLWYAAVEQWRKALTNARPAR is encoded by the coding sequence ATGACCAAACGCCCCATTCTGCTCCTCCTGTGCTTTTTGGTATGCCTGCTAGCTAGTAGGCCCGCTGCTAGCCGCCGCGACTTTGCCGGACAATACAGTCTGGCGCGGCGGGTGGCAGTGGACACCCGGCGTGAGGCCGACAGTTTGCGTGTGTATGTGCGTTTCCCTAATGGAAGCGTCGTTGGGTCGGGGCAGCCGTTGCGTATAGCGGTGTGGCCAAGCTACGATGCCCAACAGCCCGCGTGGCAAGACACAGTAAGTCAGCTTACTAAGCACACAAAACGCGTAGGCACGGCGGCGCTGGTTGAGTTCTGTGTTCCCCTATCTCGGTTGCGGGCAGGGCAAGTTCTGAGCCTCCAGCCGGGTCCCAGCGCCGCCGACACTGGCGATGAAGCCTGGATCCTACTCACTACCGAGCGGCTAGCACGTCCCTTTATCTTGGTCGATTCGGTGGGAGTTCCACTTATGCGCCGCTACGTGCACGCCAGCGAACCCTTTGAAGTAAGCGCTTACGGCCTTGATCAGCCCTTGCTACTGCGGCGTTACGAAAGCAATTTCACGGCAGCTTTGCCCCCCATGACCAATCCGGCTGCCCAGCCACCAGCTTCGCGTACGCTGGGCGTCCAAGATTCCATCACCTTTCAGGCGGGGCAGCTAGTAGCCTTGCAGCGAGCTGGTTTGTACTTGCTTAACAATGGCTTAGGCGGTCAAGCCAGTAGCTTGTTAATCGAGGAAAACAACTTTCCAGAGCTGACTACCGCTTCTGATTTAATTCAGCCGCTTATTTACCTCACTTCATCCATCGAGCGAAAAAAACTATACGACGCCCCTTCGCCCAAAAAAGCAGTTGACCAATTTTGGCTTAACGCCGCTAATGGCCAGCAGGCCGGAGCTCGTCAGCTCATTCGCACGTATTACGGCCGGGTGGCAGCAGCCAATAAGCTTTTCTCCGCTTATAAAGCCGGCTGGATGACCGACCGAGGCATGCTTTATGTGGTGATGGGACCGCCTGATGCAGTATACCGCACCGCTGCGGAGGAACGCTGGATATACCGCCAGCCCGACGTGGGCAACAGCACATATGTGTTCCGCGCCAAACCCAGTACCTTTGCTCCTGAACACTATGAATTGGTGCGCCGACCCGAGCACGAAATGCTTTGGTATGCCGCCGTGGAGCAATGGAGAAAAGCCCTGACGAACGCCCGTCCCGCCCGCTGA
- the rlmB gene encoding 23S rRNA (guanosine(2251)-2'-O)-methyltransferase RlmB: MEKSPDERPSRPLNEQRRTFYDENGTRHEPRRDRDRPDAARTGNSGPKPDYKPRYPHRPAADRSIDMLFGLRPIQEALSAGRTLEKIYLLRGTKNSITQEITELAKAATIPVSLVPLEKLNDLTRKNHQGAVAFVSPIDYAPLDSILAGLFEAGKTPLLLLLDRVTDVRNFGAIARNAECLGVHAIVVPSRGAAQINGDALKTSAGALNLIPVCREPNLKETITFLQQSGVQVVACTEKADTSLETASVDFTGPVAVLMGSEEDGISPEYLRLADYKVRIPMAGQIGSLNVSVASGIMLFEVLRQRLQSK, encoded by the coding sequence ATGGAGAAAAGCCCTGACGAACGCCCGTCCCGCCCGCTGAACGAGCAGCGCCGTACCTTTTACGATGAAAACGGCACGCGCCACGAGCCTCGCCGCGACCGTGACCGGCCAGATGCTGCCCGCACGGGTAATTCAGGCCCCAAGCCTGACTATAAGCCGCGCTACCCGCACCGCCCAGCCGCCGACCGTAGCATCGATATGCTGTTTGGCTTGCGTCCTATTCAGGAAGCCTTGAGTGCTGGCCGCACGCTGGAGAAGATTTACCTGCTGCGCGGCACTAAAAACAGCATTACCCAGGAAATAACGGAGTTGGCCAAAGCCGCTACGATTCCGGTGTCGCTGGTGCCGCTGGAGAAGCTCAACGACCTGACTCGCAAAAACCACCAAGGCGCCGTTGCCTTCGTTTCGCCTATCGATTATGCTCCCTTAGATAGTATTCTGGCGGGCTTATTTGAGGCAGGCAAAACACCTTTACTTCTTTTGCTTGACCGCGTAACGGACGTGCGCAATTTTGGCGCTATTGCCCGTAATGCGGAATGTTTGGGCGTACACGCCATTGTAGTTCCCAGCCGTGGTGCCGCTCAGATAAACGGCGATGCGCTTAAAACTTCAGCTGGTGCTTTAAATCTGATTCCAGTATGCCGGGAGCCTAATTTGAAGGAAACCATCACCTTCCTCCAGCAGTCAGGCGTGCAGGTGGTAGCGTGTACGGAAAAGGCCGATACCAGCCTCGAAACCGCCAGCGTAGACTTTACTGGTCCTGTTGCAGTGCTTATGGGCAGCGAAGAAGACGGAATTTCGCCTGAGTATCTAAGACTTGCTGACTATAAAGTACGCATTCCGATGGCGGGTCAAATTGGCTCCCTGAATGTGTCCGTAGCCAGCGGCATTATGTTATTCGAAGTTCTGCGTCAGCGCCTTCAGAGCAAATAA
- a CDS encoding tetratricopeptide repeat protein, with the protein MLRIYILFILAGSAGIAHAQVDTVRASTLPPAQLAEKLYNSGVTKFNNKSYQAALQDFDKALAARPDFAKAYYNRATTRYELKEYPLAVQDYDAAIRLEPAGHTSYFGRGQAREALGQRTEAEQDYTKAAETKADFAPAWYYRGALRFEKGEYQAAKTDFDQALKADPNYAYAYHDRGSAQRQLSNFAAAIQDYTKALTLQPDLLPALLNRAATRRRAGDLKGSIADYNDYLTKKQDNAIAYSNRGSARYEAADYRGAVEDFSKALSLNASYAFAWNNRAAAYLKLEDYKKAAADASKALSLNPQYAEAYLNRGHAREMIRDAAGACQDWRKAAELGLEAASSYAANSGCGSE; encoded by the coding sequence ATGCTACGCATATATATTCTATTCATTCTGGCTGGTAGTGCTGGTATTGCCCATGCCCAGGTAGACACAGTGCGCGCCAGTACGCTACCGCCCGCCCAACTAGCGGAGAAGCTCTATAACAGTGGCGTAACAAAATTTAACAACAAGAGCTATCAAGCTGCTCTTCAAGACTTTGATAAAGCGCTGGCTGCCCGTCCCGACTTCGCCAAAGCATATTATAATCGTGCTACTACCCGCTACGAGCTAAAAGAGTATCCGCTGGCCGTGCAGGATTATGACGCCGCCATCCGATTGGAGCCTGCGGGCCATACTTCCTACTTTGGACGGGGCCAAGCCCGCGAGGCGTTGGGGCAGCGTACGGAAGCAGAGCAAGACTATACGAAAGCCGCTGAAACCAAAGCTGATTTCGCACCAGCTTGGTACTATCGGGGAGCCCTGCGATTTGAAAAAGGTGAATATCAAGCGGCTAAGACGGATTTCGATCAGGCACTGAAAGCCGACCCAAATTATGCCTACGCTTACCACGACCGGGGTAGTGCGCAACGGCAGCTCAGCAACTTTGCGGCCGCCATTCAGGACTATACGAAAGCACTGACGCTTCAGCCCGATTTGCTACCTGCGCTGCTCAATAGAGCGGCAACGCGCCGCCGTGCCGGTGACTTAAAAGGTTCTATAGCCGATTACAACGACTATCTGACCAAGAAACAGGATAACGCCATTGCGTACAGCAACCGTGGCAGTGCCCGCTATGAGGCGGCTGACTACCGCGGAGCAGTCGAGGATTTTAGCAAAGCGCTCAGCCTCAATGCCTCTTATGCTTTTGCCTGGAATAATCGAGCGGCTGCGTATCTCAAGCTGGAGGATTATAAAAAAGCGGCTGCTGACGCAAGCAAGGCTCTCAGCCTCAACCCACAGTATGCAGAAGCCTATCTCAACCGTGGCCACGCACGCGAAATGATCCGCGATGCGGCCGGCGCTTGCCAAGACTGGCGCAAAGCTGCCGAGCTTGGCTTAGAAGCCGCTAGCAGCTATGCCGCGAACTCCGGCTGTGGCAGCGAATAA